From a single Vibrio tubiashii genomic region:
- a CDS encoding 2OG-Fe(II) oxygenase, producing the protein MNQLIDALFTQGYYVWDEFLSSQEVAELRDCIPQDWNKARIGRNDELTRESAIRSDKIQWLHSDMGAPVASFLSKMEQIRLEANRHFFLGLFEYEAHFAKYEKGDFYQKHLDCFRGNENRRLTTVFYMNEAWSEQDAGELVVYDLADKHVATIPPKSGRLFVFLSEQFPHEVLPTNTERYSIAGWFRVNGVKDNSLDIAH; encoded by the coding sequence ATGAACCAATTGATTGACGCCTTGTTTACTCAGGGTTACTACGTTTGGGACGAATTTCTTTCAAGCCAAGAAGTGGCTGAGCTACGCGACTGTATTCCTCAAGACTGGAACAAGGCGCGGATTGGGCGCAATGACGAATTGACACGAGAAAGCGCCATTCGTAGCGATAAAATCCAGTGGTTACACTCTGATATGGGAGCGCCAGTAGCCAGCTTTCTGTCCAAAATGGAGCAGATCCGCCTAGAAGCTAACCGCCATTTTTTCTTAGGCTTGTTTGAGTATGAAGCGCACTTTGCCAAGTATGAAAAAGGTGACTTCTATCAGAAGCATTTGGATTGCTTTAGAGGCAACGAAAACCGTCGCCTCACCACGGTTTTCTATATGAATGAAGCTTGGTCGGAGCAAGATGCTGGCGAGCTGGTGGTTTATGATCTGGCCGACAAGCATGTTGCAACTATTCCGCCAAAATCGGGACGACTATTTGTATTTTTATCCGAGCAGTTCCCACATGAAGTGTTGCCAACCAATACTGAGCGCTACAGCATCGCTGGTTGGTTTCGAGTCAATGGCGTCAAAGACAATTCATTAGATATTGCGCATTAA
- a CDS encoding DOPA 4,5-dioxygenase family protein — protein sequence MSYPKNIHQNYHAHVYFDQQTCEFARQIREQALSQFDLPVGRFNEKRVGPHTMWSFSITFTASEFESVVSWLDNKREDLTVLVHALTDDDVKDHTEYAYWLGEPVKIDLSRF from the coding sequence GTGTCTTATCCAAAAAATATTCATCAAAATTACCATGCTCATGTTTACTTTGATCAACAGACTTGCGAGTTCGCTCGGCAAATCCGAGAGCAAGCGCTGAGTCAGTTTGATTTGCCAGTAGGTAGATTTAACGAGAAGCGAGTTGGTCCCCATACCATGTGGAGCTTTTCAATCACGTTTACGGCAAGTGAATTTGAGTCTGTGGTGTCATGGCTAGATAACAAGCGTGAAGACTTAACGGTATTGGTTCATGCGCTCACTGACGATGATGTCAAAGATCACACTGAATACGCCTATTGGCTTGGTGAGCCTGTCAAAATTGATTTGTCTCGTTTTTAA
- a CDS encoding response regulator, which translates to MDEPIKVVIVDDHQVVLDGFIARLQTEPEIEVIGSASNGLEAIDVVKSLQPDVVLMDVSMPMMNGIDATRVIKESMPDVKVLMLTMHDNREYIMKVMQVGAVGYMLKEICARRMVQAIKTVYQGSTYFCESVTQTLFSQEVVPVAQKPNPLSRREEAILKLVAEGNSSKKIASLLNISYRTVETHRQNIKHKLDLHSTAELAKYAVEQGIVA; encoded by the coding sequence ATGGATGAACCAATTAAAGTGGTGATTGTTGATGATCACCAAGTTGTCTTAGATGGATTTATCGCGCGACTTCAAACAGAGCCTGAGATCGAAGTGATTGGTTCAGCCAGTAATGGCCTAGAAGCGATAGACGTCGTTAAGTCATTGCAGCCGGATGTAGTGCTGATGGATGTCAGTATGCCAATGATGAACGGTATCGATGCGACTCGCGTCATTAAGGAGTCCATGCCTGACGTAAAAGTGTTAATGCTCACCATGCATGATAACCGCGAATACATCATGAAGGTGATGCAAGTAGGGGCTGTGGGCTATATGCTCAAAGAGATTTGCGCGCGACGCATGGTGCAAGCCATTAAGACGGTCTACCAAGGTTCGACTTATTTTTGTGAATCAGTGACGCAAACGCTTTTCTCTCAGGAAGTGGTGCCCGTTGCACAAAAGCCTAATCCGCTTAGCCGCCGTGAAGAAGCTATACTTAAGCTTGTGGCCGAGGGAAACAGCAGCAAGAAGATCGCCTCACTACTAAATATCAGTTACCGAACAGTTGAAACTCACCGTCAAAATATCAAACATAAACTCGATCTTCATAGTACCGCAGAGTTAGCTAAATACGCGGTCGAGCAGGGGATAGTGGCTTAA
- a CDS encoding cache domain-containing protein: protein MPLQAKLILLSLLPLLLVTALTSWISIHQAKTLGEKEIQIFEDGLIRSKETALKDHVDLAFDAISHIYNDESLDEETAKQQVKAVLSKLRYGKDKDGYFFAYDEQGTNLVHPIMPDLIGRNLIDLQDENGDLLIEALLHQAQSGGGFHRYLWQKPSTGENVTKLSYAAWLDKWNWMIGTGLYIEDITYEVANLKSEVNRNIETTFFSVIVIMIVTVGVIVVITLAVNLHEHRLADRSLKELAHKTVMFQEDEKKHLARELHDGINQLLVSSKCHLELLSSKITDAPLQQHLAKSQQSLMTAINEVRHISHNLRPSALDDIGLQAAMNTLLQDFKSHSGVEVEASLTTQPGKLKSEVATTLYRVAQESLTNIEKHAHANTVSVILHQMGNMLQLIIRDDGVGFDVNTSLRKSGIGLRNMRERVEFIGGDFEIESEPGFGTEITVLLELDGLVYG, encoded by the coding sequence ATGCCTCTACAAGCCAAACTAATACTACTTAGCCTGCTGCCTTTACTGTTGGTTACTGCGTTAACCAGTTGGATTTCGATTCATCAGGCGAAAACGTTAGGTGAAAAAGAGATTCAAATTTTTGAAGACGGGTTGATTCGCTCTAAGGAAACGGCACTCAAAGATCACGTAGATTTGGCATTTGATGCGATTTCACACATCTACAATGATGAGAGCCTTGATGAAGAGACTGCGAAACAGCAAGTCAAAGCGGTGTTGTCGAAGCTTCGCTATGGTAAAGATAAAGACGGCTATTTCTTCGCTTATGACGAGCAAGGAACCAACCTAGTTCACCCGATTATGCCTGACCTAATTGGTAGAAATTTGATCGATCTTCAGGATGAAAATGGCGACTTGCTGATAGAGGCGCTATTGCATCAAGCGCAAAGTGGTGGTGGGTTTCATCGCTACCTGTGGCAGAAACCCTCTACCGGGGAAAATGTGACTAAATTAAGTTACGCTGCATGGCTCGATAAATGGAATTGGATGATCGGCACTGGCTTATACATTGAAGATATCACCTATGAGGTCGCGAATCTTAAGTCTGAAGTGAATCGAAACATCGAAACCACCTTCTTCTCGGTGATCGTGATTATGATAGTGACGGTAGGGGTGATCGTGGTTATCACGTTAGCGGTGAACCTGCATGAACATCGTTTGGCAGATAGAAGTTTAAAAGAGTTAGCCCACAAAACAGTGATGTTTCAGGAAGACGAAAAGAAACATCTAGCACGCGAACTGCATGACGGAATCAATCAGTTGTTAGTGTCGAGTAAATGCCATTTAGAGCTGCTATCAAGCAAGATTACGGACGCACCCTTGCAACAGCATTTAGCTAAGTCTCAACAATCCTTGATGACAGCGATTAATGAAGTGAGGCATATTTCTCATAATCTACGCCCGAGCGCACTCGATGACATTGGCTTACAAGCCGCCATGAACACCTTACTGCAAGATTTTAAATCACACTCTGGCGTTGAGGTGGAAGCCTCTTTGACGACTCAGCCAGGAAAACTAAAATCAGAAGTAGCGACCACTTTGTATCGCGTTGCTCAAGAATCATTGACTAACATCGAAAAACACGCCCATGCCAATACAGTAAGCGTGATATTGCATCAGATGGGTAATATGCTTCAGCTGATTATTCGCGATGATGGCGTGGGCTTTGATGTAAACACATCGCTGCGAAAAAGTGGTATCGGGCTGCGCAATATGCGTGAGCGAGTTGAGTTTATCGGTGGTGACTTTGAAATAGAAAGTGAACCGGGCTTTGGTACAGAGATTACCGTATTACTGGAATTGGATGGATTAGTATATGGATGA
- a CDS encoding TRAP transporter large permease — MVGIVMFFVALFALLLGFPVAFTFGGIALIFGVWAEGMDMFAFMPYRIQSIMENTVLMAVPLFVFMGLVLQKTRLAEQLLESMGKLFGGVRGGLAISTVLVGALLAASTGVVGASVVAMGLISLPVMLKYNYDKGLACGTICASGTLGQIIPPSIVLILLGDVLGVPVGDLFQAAVWPGLVLVGAYVVYILIYAKLNPEAAQPMPSDGNLSRKQEIIAALKAVVPPLALIVVVLGSIFAGVATPTESAALGGAGAIVLAILYRQFSWSMVYEASKETVKVTAMVFAILLGATAFSMAFTYTGGDYLVEEWMLQIPGEKWGFLIITMLVILILGFFIDFVEICFIIVPILAPVAEIMGINMTWFAILIAMNLQTSFLTPPFGFSLFYLKGVAPKGVTTRDIYRGVMPFIAIQILVLASLLVFPEFYGM, encoded by the coding sequence ATGGTCGGTATAGTAATGTTTTTCGTCGCCTTGTTTGCACTGCTACTTGGCTTTCCCGTTGCGTTTACCTTCGGTGGTATCGCGTTAATTTTTGGTGTTTGGGCAGAAGGCATGGATATGTTTGCTTTCATGCCTTACCGTATCCAGTCCATCATGGAAAACACCGTACTTATGGCAGTGCCGCTGTTTGTATTCATGGGCTTGGTTCTGCAAAAGACTCGATTAGCGGAACAGTTGTTAGAGTCTATGGGCAAACTGTTTGGCGGCGTAAGAGGTGGTTTAGCCATTTCAACGGTTTTGGTTGGGGCGCTTCTTGCTGCATCAACTGGCGTTGTTGGCGCATCGGTGGTGGCTATGGGGCTTATCTCGTTGCCAGTGATGCTTAAATACAACTACGACAAAGGGTTAGCGTGCGGCACTATTTGTGCGTCAGGTACTTTGGGTCAAATAATTCCACCTTCTATTGTCCTTATCTTGCTCGGCGATGTTTTGGGTGTGCCAGTCGGTGACCTATTCCAAGCAGCGGTTTGGCCAGGGCTAGTTCTGGTTGGTGCCTATGTGGTTTATATCCTTATCTACGCCAAACTTAACCCTGAAGCAGCGCAACCAATGCCAAGTGATGGCAACTTAAGCCGTAAGCAAGAAATCATTGCAGCGCTAAAAGCGGTTGTTCCACCACTAGCACTGATTGTCGTGGTACTGGGTTCCATTTTTGCCGGTGTAGCAACGCCGACAGAGTCTGCTGCTTTAGGTGGTGCGGGTGCGATTGTGCTAGCGATCTTGTACCGTCAATTTAGTTGGTCGATGGTGTATGAGGCATCAAAAGAGACGGTTAAAGTAACAGCGATGGTATTCGCTATTCTACTCGGTGCAACGGCCTTCTCTATGGCATTTACCTATACAGGTGGTGATTACTTAGTCGAAGAATGGATGCTACAGATTCCGGGCGAGAAGTGGGGCTTCTTAATTATCACAATGCTTGTGATTCTGATCCTTGGCTTCTTTATCGATTTCGTCGAGATCTGTTTCATCATCGTGCCAATACTTGCACCAGTGGCTGAGATCATGGGTATTAACATGACGTGGTTTGCGATTCTGATTGCAATGAACCTACAAACTTCCTTCTTGACCCCACCGTTTGGTTTCAGCTTATTCTACTTGAAAGGGGTGGCACCAAAAGGTGTGACGACAAGAGATATTTACCGAGGTGTGATGCCATTTATCGCGATTCAGATTCTGGTACTCGCTTCGCTGCTCGTGTTCCCTGAATTCTACGGAATGTGA
- a CDS encoding TRAP transporter small permease subunit: protein MRSLIYIERVFNRFGDFLGWLSSILFILLLANVVYDVVMRYVFNDVSIAFQEMEWHLFSAVFLLGVPYAVKAGGHVRVDLFYERLSNKAQAIIDLLGTLIFLLPFCLLVAYYGIDFAKESYALGETSGDPGGLPYRWIIKAMIPLSFFFMAISGVGLLLHSLNRIVNPHLVYSQERK, encoded by the coding sequence ATGAGAAGCCTAATCTATATCGAGCGAGTATTTAATCGCTTTGGTGACTTCCTAGGGTGGTTATCAAGCATATTATTTATCTTGCTACTGGCGAATGTCGTCTACGACGTTGTGATGCGTTATGTGTTTAACGACGTTTCTATCGCGTTTCAGGAAATGGAGTGGCATCTGTTCTCAGCAGTATTCCTACTTGGTGTTCCTTACGCAGTAAAAGCAGGCGGCCATGTCCGAGTCGATCTCTTCTATGAACGTCTCTCGAATAAGGCTCAAGCGATTATCGATTTACTTGGAACTCTTATATTTCTTTTACCGTTTTGCTTATTGGTAGCTTACTACGGGATCGATTTTGCTAAAGAGAGCTATGCATTAGGCGAAACTTCAGGTGACCCGGGTGGCTTACCTTACCGCTGGATCATTAAAGCAATGATACCGCTGTCATTTTTCTTTATGGCAATCAGCGGCGTCGGATTACTGCTGCACTCGTTAAATAGAATCGTCAATCCACACCTTGTCTACTCGCAAGAACGCAAATAA
- a CDS encoding TRAP transporter substrate-binding protein yields the protein MSLIKQSLKRVLKGTAMAAALVMAATSATAAEKVYRLKLAETWGPNFPVFGDATKNMAAMAEKMSNGRLQIRIDSANKHKAPLGIFDMVKSGQYDLGHSGSYYWKGKVPNTLYFTSMPFGMTPAEQYAWFYHGGGMELMEQVYSPHNLLSFPGGNTDIQMGGWFQKEINSVEDLQGLKMRIPGFAGEILAELGAKPTNIAPGELYTSLERRTIDALEWVGPSLDLRMGFHKIAPYYYTGWHEPGSELQFLVNKRTYERLPEDLREILRVAMRTAAYDMYTQATHESGKNWVSIKSEYPDVQVKDFPPEVMNALREANDRLLAKHAEKDELAKEIQKSQADYLKQVRSWTDISHRAYLNSQAQ from the coding sequence ATGAGTCTTATCAAACAATCTCTAAAAAGAGTGTTAAAAGGAACCGCGATGGCGGCTGCTTTGGTTATGGCAGCGACTTCGGCTACTGCAGCTGAAAAAGTGTATCGCTTGAAGCTAGCTGAAACTTGGGGACCAAACTTCCCAGTATTCGGTGATGCGACTAAGAACATGGCCGCAATGGCAGAGAAAATGTCTAATGGTCGATTGCAAATTCGTATCGACTCGGCAAATAAACACAAAGCGCCGCTCGGTATTTTCGATATGGTGAAATCAGGGCAGTACGACCTAGGTCACTCTGGTTCTTACTACTGGAAAGGTAAAGTACCGAACACGCTTTATTTCACATCTATGCCATTTGGTATGACCCCAGCAGAGCAATATGCATGGTTCTATCACGGTGGTGGTATGGAGCTGATGGAGCAAGTTTACTCTCCACACAACCTTCTTTCTTTCCCAGGTGGTAACACCGATATCCAGATGGGTGGTTGGTTCCAAAAAGAGATCAACTCGGTTGAAGATTTACAGGGTCTGAAAATGCGTATCCCTGGTTTCGCGGGAGAGATCTTGGCAGAGTTAGGCGCTAAACCAACCAACATTGCACCGGGTGAGCTTTATACTTCTCTAGAACGTCGTACAATTGATGCACTGGAGTGGGTAGGTCCATCTCTTGACCTTCGTATGGGCTTCCACAAAATTGCACCTTACTACTACACAGGTTGGCATGAGCCAGGTTCAGAGCTGCAGTTCCTAGTTAACAAGCGTACCTATGAGCGTCTTCCAGAAGATCTTCGTGAAATTCTACGTGTCGCAATGCGTACCGCCGCTTACGATATGTACACTCAAGCGACTCACGAAAGTGGCAAGAACTGGGTATCTATTAAGTCAGAATACCCTGATGTTCAAGTTAAAGACTTCCCGCCAGAAGTGATGAACGCACTTCGTGAAGCAAATGATCGTCTGCTAGCGAAACATGCAGAGAAAGATGAGTTAGCGAAAGAGATTCAAAAATCTCAAGCTGATTACCTCAAGCAAGTACGCTCGTGGACTGATATTTCTCACCGCGCGTATCTAAACAGCCAAGCTCAATAA
- a CDS encoding MarR family transcriptional regulator: MRLAHKRKVQLKLQKRIKATVANVEATKKAKPAVEKKVAVKPAAEKVVAAAKTTDVALTPKQQQVLDIVVNNAEGINPKGIGLAAGQEDAKAASWATGALKKLLEENLVVKEQLAGNKVIYKAV, encoded by the coding sequence ATGAGACTTGCTCATAAGCGTAAAGTGCAGCTTAAACTGCAAAAACGCATTAAAGCGACAGTTGCGAACGTTGAAGCGACAAAGAAAGCTAAGCCTGCAGTTGAGAAGAAAGTAGCTGTAAAACCAGCAGCGGAGAAAGTTGTAGCAGCAGCTAAAACAACTGACGTTGCGCTTACTCCAAAGCAGCAACAAGTTCTAGATATCGTTGTTAACAACGCTGAAGGTATCAACCCGAAAGGTATCGGCCTAGCGGCTGGTCAAGAAGACGCTAAAGCAGCATCTTGGGCAACAGGCGCTCTTAAGAAACTTCTAGAAGAAAACCTAGTGGTTAAAGAGCAACTAGCTGGCAACAAAGTTATCTATAAAGCAGTTTAA
- a CDS encoding DUF2982 domain-containing protein, producing the protein MQTVHLTNQPFVFSSITVRWLSGIFTIGCLFLLLYAPGWQQALLTAVAVAALIGFGYVLILKSTVKFTLTATHFQQHLFKGGWVIQWSNVQKIGICTYEQDGWHQPLPWIGIKLKHYSPYLTSICPRIATEILLSQRALLYLGARQHQQGEQFEDIVLDSHAYRNSDGKEFKGLLAMLANRMRYQREYYDYDIFISANDLDRSPEEFVGLVRRYLAAAETEV; encoded by the coding sequence ATGCAAACCGTACACCTAACCAATCAACCCTTTGTTTTTTCATCTATCACAGTGAGATGGCTGAGTGGAATTTTCACGATTGGCTGTCTGTTTTTGCTACTTTACGCACCAGGTTGGCAACAAGCTCTACTGACCGCCGTCGCTGTCGCGGCACTGATTGGGTTTGGCTATGTGCTCATTTTAAAAAGCACCGTCAAGTTCACCCTCACCGCAACCCATTTTCAGCAACATTTGTTCAAGGGAGGTTGGGTTATACAGTGGAGCAACGTGCAAAAGATTGGTATTTGTACCTATGAGCAAGATGGATGGCATCAACCTTTACCTTGGATTGGCATTAAACTCAAACACTACTCACCCTACTTAACCAGTATCTGCCCGCGGATTGCTACGGAAATCTTACTCAGTCAGCGTGCGCTTTTATACCTTGGCGCTCGTCAACATCAGCAAGGCGAGCAGTTCGAAGACATCGTGCTCGACTCACACGCCTATCGCAATTCTGACGGAAAAGAGTTTAAAGGGCTGTTAGCCATGTTAGCGAACAGAATGAGATATCAGCGAGAGTATTATGACTATGATATTTTTATCTCAGCCAATGATCTTGACCGCTCGCCAGAAGAGTTTGTTGGCTTAGTGCGCCGATATCTCGCAGCGGCGGAAACTGAGGTATAA